Genomic DNA from Novipirellula galeiformis:
CTTCGCCGAGATCGCCACCGATAATGTTCGTACCGCTGCTAAGCGAAAGCGGGGACCCCATGCCCATGTCGCTGACCAAATCGCCCGAGCCACCGAGCATGTCGCCGACGTCCAGGTCTTCGAGTTCATCGGCTAGACGAGCAATCTCGTTCTCAGGGAACTTCCAGCTCGCTCCGTCGCGAAATCCTCGGATTTGACCTTGGCTGCGAAGCTCGACCAAGCGGTCAACGGGGATACCTAGCTTTTGTGCAGCGTTTTCGAGGGAGAGGTAATCGGCCATTGTGTTCTGTGGCTCCGGTAAATCGCTTGGCGAAATTCAGGATTGCGAAAAAGAGACAAGCGGCCTGAATCGTGGCAGACCGAGTCGGTATGGATTAATCATAGGTTTCGATTAAACGCTTCTCTTCGACGGCTCGCTACTTTTTCCCCTTGGTTATCTGGCGAATTTCTTCGGGCAAGGGGGACGTCGCATTGAGCTGTAGCGAAAAGTCCGCATCGATCGGACGACTGCTGACCAGCCGAATCGTTCCCGATCTATCAATATGATACACGGCCATCCAGGATTTTCCGGTATCGATTAGCGTAATTGTCTGACTTCCCGAGCCGTCAGAATGGGAAAAACCGATCATGTCGCCCGCGGCACCCACCTGGTAGGGGCGAGCAGCGGCTTGAGCGACCACTCCAACCACCTTGTCCGCTTGTCCGGGAGCCAGGTTTGGTTCGCTAAATTGCCCCGTTTCCGGCGATTCTGGCGGGATTGCGGGCGGTTGACTCGACACGTACGAAGTGACCGCGATGATCATCGTACTGAACAAAATGACCCTTAGTGGCACTCTGGTTCGCAGCGCTGGTAAACGCTCGCGATGGTCATTGATTGAGTCGCTTTTTGGGGAGTGGGGCATCATCCTGGCCTGTGAGGGGAGGGAAAGTGGTTCAAATATTCGGCCTAAACGGGCCTCAGTAGGCTTAATAGGAGCGAGGGGGCCGATTCCATGACGCAAATCCTAGAGCGTTCCCAACAGGGATTGTAGTCCCATCACGCCCCGCAACGCCGCCGGAAGACAATTGCCCCCCGGCGTGAGGTCGCCACGTAGAGGGGGTGCCGGAGCGGCAAAGCAATCCCAGTCCCAAATGATGGCATTGGAAAATGAGGTTGCCCGGATGGCGAAATTTACCGATTGGGTGAAGTGATGCGGTCGAAACGGTCGATCCAGTTGTAATGAGTGCCGCATCGTTGCGCGCCCTGGCATGTCGTCGGGCGGGCATTCGCCGACGCTATTTCGCTAAATCGCCATTGGCAAGTTGAACTCCACCATCGAGGCTCGAGTCGTGAACCGCAAGCAAAACGACCCATCCAAGCTTTCACCCCCATCGGTGTCCTCTCGTGGCATGGCCTGGGGTTCTCTCGGGATCCTCTTTGCTGGGGCACTCTATGCCGTCGTTCTGGTCAGCGGCTGGGCTCCACTGGAACGCTATTTCCTTGGTCATCCGGTCGCGATCGCTGCGACGGTGCTGTTCTGTATCGCCGCCTCGGTGTTGCTAGGGAAATATTGTCAAACCACGGTCCAATGGAACACGCTAGCGGCGATCCGTGATGAGGATCTAAGGCCTGGAGTCGCTGACAGCACGTTGGCCGAGCGATGGCGCAAGAATCATGACGCCGGGCATGTCGCACAAAATTGGTTGACGCAACTTCGCGAGCTGCCCACGCGAACGCGATCGAGTCTCTTGCTGCGACGCTTGGAGGAATTGCTGACGCGGCAAAGCCAGCGTGGCAACGCAAAGAATCTTTCGGATGACCTGCGTGAACTCTCCGGTCGCGATGCCGACGCTGCCTACGATTCCTTTGGGTTGGTGCGCATCATTGTTTGGGCGATCCCCATGTTGGGGTTCCTCGGTACGGTGATCGGGATCACACAAACGCTCGGTGGACTCGATTTCTCCGATGGGACTGCGGCGGTCGATCGATTGAAGAGTGGTTTGTATGTTGCGTTTGATACCACGGCACTCGGTTTGGTGTTGTCCGTGGTGGCGATCTTTTTACAGTTCCCGATTGAACGCAGCGAACAACGATTGTTGTCCGAGATCGATGCTCGCGTTGGACATTTGGTCTCTGAATCGCTTCCGAGCGACGAACCAGCCGACAACCAAGTCGCGATGATTAGCGATCTTTGCGAAGGGATTCGCATCGCCATTGCGACTTCGATTGAATGCCAATCCAATCTGTGGCGGCAAACGATCGATGAGGCAAAAAATCATTGGCAAAGTGTGCATGAAAGCGACTCGAACAAGATCGCCGAAGCGTTTGACCAGACACTTCGGCCGGCGTTAGAAGAGCATGCAGCGGTGCTTGACGGTTCCGCTCGCATGGCAAACGATCGTTGGGAACAACAATGGCAGATGTGGCTCGACGCGACGGCGCATCAAACAAAGTTGATGGCGGTCCATCAGGAATCACTGCAAAACCAGTACGAGTCGCTTGCCCAACTAAACGAACGAGCCGA
This window encodes:
- a CDS encoding MotA/TolQ/ExbB proton channel family protein, which gives rise to MNRKQNDPSKLSPPSVSSRGMAWGSLGILFAGALYAVVLVSGWAPLERYFLGHPVAIAATVLFCIAASVLLGKYCQTTVQWNTLAAIRDEDLRPGVADSTLAERWRKNHDAGHVAQNWLTQLRELPTRTRSSLLLRRLEELLTRQSQRGNAKNLSDDLRELSGRDADAAYDSFGLVRIIVWAIPMLGFLGTVIGITQTLGGLDFSDGTAAVDRLKSGLYVAFDTTALGLVLSVVAIFLQFPIERSEQRLLSEIDARVGHLVSESLPSDEPADNQVAMISDLCEGIRIAIATSIECQSNLWRQTIDEAKNHWQSVHESDSNKIAEAFDQTLRPALEEHAAVLDGSARMANDRWEQQWQMWLDATAHQTKLMAVHQESLQNQYESLAQLNERADAVVTIQKAMDANLNQLSETNAAIDRSIQASAGEGMADAMRVLARAVDVLTTRLPASSIATSTAHANTLEQRVDQAHTPMKSVSDSKKVRRVA